Proteins from a genomic interval of Lolium perenne isolate Kyuss_39 chromosome 1, Kyuss_2.0, whole genome shotgun sequence:
- the LOC127327721 gene encoding aspartic proteinase nepenthesin-2 has translation MAASLRLLLILFPLATSVSAALVLRPFPNRRPSPTPTHPIPSLNPPNYHIPTRPFVPGIPYTRPNPSIYPPRSQIPSLFPPVHHTPMNHYASSTPNTASNRPNFNKPPKSTDHDARSRPNAAPNHPNSNKPPKSTDHDGSRPNTPPNRPNSNKPPKSGDHDIPLRPNTPPNRPNSNKPPKSGDHDIPLRPNTPPNRPNSNKPPKSGDHDIPLRPNTPPNRPNSNKPPKSGDHDIPSKHDTTPPTPSPNNPAPKSNPAPNHSNPPPNSNPSAGMPPSGDNPAPPNRYAPPTPSPYVCTNPIVRSAHTIIRKSATHYMKGSPQQGALVLQITVGSGGGILRGVLDITSELVWVQCGHCRTCLRLTPRGTRTFLPDVSPSFARVGCGSKLCERVVNGHQPNCDATSKSACMYRELFFGGDQYTSGFLATESFTFGATTTAGVVFGCSANITVLGLAAGASGFLGFNRGPFSLTSQLNISGFSYFISHKDSSKSFFSFWADPACAVSVHQQPGKHTRYTPLLQPTANQNPYLYYVNLIGVKVDGQLLTAIPAGTFDVRVKDGSGGVYLSTTVPVTYLEEAAYSVLRQELVTRIQSQGVSPVSVDDDPLCYMTRSYKNIKVPRLALVFDGADATMNLYTKNYFLPVDGGQTCFTILPSNGGSVLGSLLQAGRTITYNDINGDGGSLSFD, from the coding sequence ATGGCTGCatccctccgcctcctcctcattCTATTCCCTCTCGCCACATCTGTCTCCGCGGCGCTGGTTTTGCGACCATTTCCCAACAGGCGGCCGAGTCCCACTCCCACCCACCCCATTCCTTCCCTTAATCCCCCTAATTACCATATCCCAACAAGACCATTTGTCCCCGGAATTCCCTATACACGTCCCAATCCTTCAATTTATCCGCCTAGATCCCAAATCCCCTCTCTTTTCCCGCCAGTTCACCATACCCCAATGAATCATTATGCCTCGTCAACACCAAATACTGCTTCGAATCGTCCGAATTTCAACAAGCCACCGAAAAGCACGGACCATGATGCCCGGTCTAGACCAAATGCTGCTCCGAATCACCCGAATTCCAACAAGCCTCCAAAAAGCACGGACCATGATGGGTCTAGACCAAATACCCCTCCGAATCGCCCGAATTCGAACAAGCCTCCGAAAAGTGGGGACCATGACATCCCATTGAGACCAAATACCCCTCCGAATCGTCCGAACTCCAACAAGCCTCCGAAAAGTGGGGACCATGACATCCCATTGAGACCAAATACCCCTCCGAATCGCCCGAATTCCAACAAGCCTCCGAAAAGTGGGGACCATGACATCCCATTGAGACCAAATACCCCTCCGAATCGTCCGAACTCCAACAAGCCTCCAAAAAGTGGGGACCATGACATCCCATCGAAACACGACACCACACCTCCGACTCCGAGTCCCAATAACCCAGCTCCAAAGTCTAACCCTGCTCCGAATCACAGCAACCCACCTCCAAATTCTAACCCCTCTGCGGGTATGCCTCCGAGTGGTGATAACCCAGCTCCACCAAATCGCtatgcccctccgactccgagtcCATACGTGTGCACAAATCCCATTGTCCGATCGGCCCATACAATCATCAGGAAGTCCGCCACCCATTACATGAAGGGCAGCCCACAGCAGGGCGCCCTCGTACTCCAAATCACCGTCGGGAGTGGGGGTGGGATTCTTCGGGGCGTCCTGGATATCACCAGCGAGCTGGTATGGGTGCAGTGCGGCCACTGCCGCACGTGCTTGAGGCTCACTCCTCGAGGGACACGCACCTTCCTGCCCGATGTCTCCCCCTCCTTCGCGAGGGTTGGCTGCGGTAGTAAGCTCTGTGAGCGTGTGGTCAACGGCCACCAGCCCAATTGCGATGCCACATCCAAGTCCGCCTGCATGTATCGGGAGCTATTCTTCGGCGGCGACCAGTACACCTCTGGCTTCCTCGCCACGGAGAGCTTCACTTTCGGGGCCACGACCACCGCCGGTGTTGTGTTCGGCTGCAGCGCCAACATCACGGTACTTGGCCTCGCCGCCGGAGCATCTGGTTTCCTCGGCTTCAACAGGGGCCCATTTTCCCTCACATCGCAGCTCAACATCTCCGGTTTTTCCTACTTCATTTCCCATAAGGACAGCAGCAAGAGCTTCTTCAGTTTTTGGGCCGATCCCGCCTGCGCCGTGTCCGTGCACCAGCAGCCGGGAAAGCACACCCGCTACACTCCACTGCTCCAGCCCACAGCCAACCAGAACCCTTACCTATACTACGTCAACCTCATCGGCGTGAAGGTAGATGGCCAGCTCCTGACGGCCATCCCAGCGGGAACCTTCGACGTCCGGGTGAAGGACGGCTCAGGCGGGGTGTACCTGAGCACCACCGTGCCGGTCACCTATCTAGAGGAGGCGGCGTACAGCGTCCTGCGGCAGGAGCTCGTAACAAGGATCCAGTCGCAGGGCGTGTCTCCGGTGAGCGTCGACGATGACCCCCTGTGCTACATGACGAGGTCCTACAAGAACATCAAGGTTCCAAGGCTCGCGCTTGTGTTCGACGGCGCGGACGCGACCATGAATCTCTACACCAAAAACTACTTCCTCCCCGTCGATGGCGGGCAGACGTGCTTCACCATATTGCCCTCCAATGGCGGGTCCGTGCTAGGGAGCCTGCTGCAGGCGGGCAGGACGATCACCTACAACGACATCAATGGTGACGGCGGCTCGCTGTCGTTCGACTAG